One region of Herpetosiphonaceae bacterium genomic DNA includes:
- a CDS encoding class I SAM-dependent methyltransferase: MVHVHRQPWIADYRLRMPRSVHYTLAAGGAAVALGVGSRVGTSANRKITGSLIGAGSAVLVPTLALVGFVHLLQTARDRLRDTIVEGVSWRGDERVLDVGTGSGILLFACAKHLRTGTATGIDIYDPNAGGGSAEIFWRNARAEGIADRVELLNVDARRMTFTDEMFDVVVSSLAMHHVGAAQDRQRATSEIIRILKPGGSIAICDLTAVLGESEDVLRKNGMLNIRRRPYMRLFSILTAEKP, from the coding sequence ATGGTACACGTTCATCGCCAGCCGTGGATCGCCGATTACCGGCTGCGCATGCCGCGCTCCGTTCACTACACGCTTGCCGCAGGCGGCGCGGCGGTCGCGCTGGGCGTCGGCTCCCGTGTGGGCACATCGGCCAATCGCAAGATCACCGGCTCGCTCATCGGAGCCGGGTCCGCCGTCCTCGTCCCGACGCTTGCCCTCGTCGGCTTCGTCCACCTCCTCCAGACCGCCCGTGATCGTCTGCGCGACACCATCGTCGAGGGGGTGAGCTGGCGCGGCGACGAGCGCGTGCTCGACGTGGGTACGGGCAGCGGGATTCTGCTGTTTGCCTGCGCCAAACATCTGCGCACCGGCACGGCCACCGGCATCGATATCTACGATCCGAACGCGGGCGGCGGCTCGGCGGAGATCTTCTGGCGCAACGCGCGCGCCGAAGGCATCGCCGACCGCGTCGAGCTGCTGAACGTCGATGCACGCCGGATGACTTTCACAGACGAGATGTTCGACGTGGTGGTGTCGAGTCTGGCGATGCACCATGTCGGCGCGGCGCAGGATCGCCAGCGCGCGACCTCGGAGATCATTCGCATCCTGAAGCCCGGCGGCAGCATTGCCATTTGCGACCTGACGGCGGTGCTAGGCGAATCCGAAGACGTGTTGCGCAAGAACGGCATGCTCAACATCCGCAGACGCCCGTATATGCGCCTGTTCAGCATCCTGACCGCTGAAAAGCCCTGA
- a CDS encoding acyl-CoA dehydrogenase family protein, which produces MAAEAEERIGVLLDRIRGFMRDEVYPLESRLLREGFGALLPTLREQRQSVKARGLWAPHLPPEYGGLGLTLSQFGRVSEVLGTSPLGHYLFNCQAPDIGNMEILIEHGTARQKAHYLEPLARGDIRSCFAMTEPEHPGSNPVWLSTAAVKDGDDYVISGHKWFASSADGAAFAIVMAVTNPDAPRHERASQIIVPTDTPGFRIVRNISVMGDAGQDHASHAEILLESCRVPQSNRIGAEGHGFALAQMRLGPGRIHHCMRWIGICERAFDLLCRRAATRELAPGKPLATRQAIQHWIAESRAEINASRLMVLDAAARIDREGASAARVDISLIKFFVANVLQRVLDRAIQVHGALGMTDDTLLSFWYRHERGARIYDGADEVHKSVVARQILKQYGVDISL; this is translated from the coding sequence ATGGCGGCTGAGGCCGAAGAGCGCATCGGCGTGCTGCTGGATCGGATTCGCGGCTTCATGCGCGACGAAGTGTATCCGCTTGAGTCGCGGCTGCTGCGCGAAGGCTTTGGCGCGCTGCTGCCGACGCTGCGCGAACAACGGCAATCGGTCAAAGCGCGGGGGCTGTGGGCGCCGCATCTGCCGCCGGAGTATGGCGGCCTGGGATTGACGCTATCCCAGTTCGGGCGAGTCAGCGAGGTGCTGGGCACCAGCCCGCTCGGACACTACCTCTTCAACTGTCAGGCTCCCGACATCGGCAACATGGAGATCCTGATCGAGCACGGCACGGCCCGGCAGAAGGCGCACTACCTTGAGCCGCTGGCTCGCGGCGATATTCGTAGCTGCTTCGCCATGACCGAGCCGGAGCATCCGGGCTCTAATCCGGTCTGGCTGAGCACCGCCGCCGTCAAGGATGGCGACGACTATGTCATCAGCGGCCACAAGTGGTTTGCCTCATCGGCGGACGGCGCGGCCTTTGCGATCGTGATGGCCGTGACGAACCCCGACGCTCCCCGCCACGAGCGCGCCAGCCAGATTATCGTGCCGACGGACACGCCCGGCTTTCGGATCGTCCGCAACATCTCCGTCATGGGCGACGCCGGGCAAGACCACGCGAGTCACGCCGAGATTCTGCTGGAGAGCTGCCGCGTGCCGCAATCCAACCGGATCGGCGCGGAAGGCCACGGCTTTGCGCTGGCCCAGATGCGCCTCGGCCCTGGCCGGATTCATCATTGTATGCGCTGGATCGGCATCTGTGAGCGCGCCTTCGACCTGCTGTGTCGGCGGGCTGCGACGCGCGAGCTAGCGCCGGGCAAGCCCCTGGCGACGCGCCAGGCGATCCAGCACTGGATCGCCGAAAGCCGCGCCGAGATTAATGCATCGCGGCTGATGGTGCTGGATGCCGCAGCCAGGATCGATCGTGAGGGAGCGTCGGCGGCGCGCGTCGATATTTCCTTGATCAAGTTCTTTGTGGCGAACGTGCTGCAACGTGTGCTGGATCGGGCGATCCAGGTGCATGGCGCGCTCGGCATGACCGACGACACGCTGCTCTCGTTCTGGTATCGCCACGAGCGCGGCGCGCGCATCTATGACGGCGCTGACGAAGTTCACAAATCGGTTGTGGCGCGGCAGATTTTGAAGCAGTATGGTGTTGATATATCGCTGTAG
- a CDS encoding TetR/AcrR family transcriptional regulator: MATKAPDRRIQRTRKLLQEALFALILEKGYEAVTVQDIIDRANVGRSTFYAHFLDKQQLFLSGFEQLHSFLAQQRAAATASGARKLSFSLGMFEHVQGHLPLYRALVGKQSGAVMVQRMQQMITDLVRDELNMLAADNAAPIPRELVVQYTVGAFMGLLIWWADHEAPYTAEQMDAIFQQLALPGAFAALEG, translated from the coding sequence ATGGCGACGAAGGCACCAGACCGGCGGATACAACGCACGCGCAAGCTATTGCAGGAGGCGCTCTTTGCTCTGATTCTGGAGAAGGGCTACGAGGCGGTGACGGTTCAGGACATCATCGACCGGGCCAATGTCGGGCGCTCGACCTTCTACGCCCACTTTCTGGACAAGCAGCAGCTATTTCTCAGCGGATTCGAGCAACTGCATAGTTTTCTGGCGCAGCAGCGTGCGGCGGCAACGGCGTCGGGCGCGCGCAAGCTGAGCTTCAGCCTGGGAATGTTCGAGCACGTGCAGGGCCATCTGCCCCTGTATCGGGCGCTGGTCGGCAAGCAGAGCGGCGCGGTGATGGTGCAGCGCATGCAGCAGATGATCACCGACCTCGTACGCGACGAGCTGAACATGCTGGCAGCGGACAATGCCGCGCCGATCCCGCGCGAGCTGGTGGTGCAGTACACGGTGGGCGCGTTCATGGGCCTGCTGATCTGGTGGGCTGATCACGAGGCTCCGTACACTGCTGAGCAGATGGATGCGATCTTTCAGCAGTTGGCACTGCCGGGGGCGTTCGCCGCGCTAGAGGGCTAG
- a CDS encoding glucose 1-dehydrogenase yields MPSFDLHDKVAIITGGSRGIGEAIAHAFAEAGAKVVVASRKLENVQPVADAISAAGGHALALACHTGDRAQVQDLVRRTVERFGTVDIAVNNAATNPHFGSLLEATDEMWDKTLQVNIKGYFALCQAVAPIMLARGSGKIINVASVAGLTPGAGMGLYSVTKAAVLMLTQSLAQELGPRGIQVNAIAPGVIKTKFSTALWSNERLVSGIERRAGRLGEPDDVAGSALFLASSASDYVNGAVLVVDGGLQASSTI; encoded by the coding sequence GTGCCCTCGTTTGATCTGCACGACAAAGTCGCAATTATCACGGGCGGATCGCGCGGCATAGGCGAGGCAATCGCCCATGCCTTTGCGGAAGCTGGCGCAAAGGTCGTTGTCGCAAGCCGCAAGCTGGAAAACGTGCAGCCGGTCGCCGATGCGATCAGCGCGGCGGGCGGCCACGCGCTGGCGCTGGCCTGTCACACGGGCGATCGGGCGCAGGTGCAGGATCTCGTGCGGCGTACCGTGGAGCGGTTCGGCACCGTCGATATTGCCGTCAACAACGCGGCGACTAACCCGCACTTTGGCTCGCTGCTGGAAGCGACCGACGAAATGTGGGACAAGACGCTCCAGGTCAATATCAAGGGCTACTTTGCCCTGTGCCAGGCGGTCGCGCCGATCATGCTGGCGCGCGGATCGGGCAAAATCATCAACGTCGCCTCGGTGGCGGGGCTGACGCCGGGGGCGGGCATGGGCCTGTACAGCGTCACCAAGGCCGCCGTGCTGATGCTCACACAATCGCTGGCGCAGGAGCTTGGCCCGCGCGGCATCCAGGTCAACGCCATCGCGCCGGGCGTGATCAAGACCAAATTCAGCACGGCGCTGTGGAGCAACGAGCGGCTTGTCAGCGGCATCGAGCGACGCGCCGGGCGGCTGGGCGAGCCCGATGATGTTGCTGGCAGCGCGCTGTTCCTGGCATCGTCCGCGTCCGACTATGTGAACGGCGCGGTGCTGGTAGTCGATGGCGGCCTTCAAGCTTCCAGCACGATCTGA
- a CDS encoding phosphotransferase family protein, which yields MPNGTSESALPNDQAIDQPAAVRPGEMLDTERLYAFLRDHLPDARAPLHVEQFPSGFSNLTYLLRLGERELVLRRPPFGANIKSGHDMGREYRILSALSKTYPKVPRPLVYAEDPAIIGAPFYIMERVSGVILRARLPQGLKLEPELMRRICHSLIDTLVELHRLDYAAAGLADLGRPEGYVERQVGGWAARYANARTDDVPAMEHAAAWLQGHLPPTSGAALIHNDYKYDNVVLDPTDPTRIKAILDWEMATLGDPLTDVGTTLAYWAEPDDPLALRQFGLTTLPGNLDRQQWVERYAARSGRDVGNILFYYVYGLFKNGVIVQQIYYRYRQGHTHDERFARLIDLVRLHGDMAMRAIEQERIHHLFA from the coding sequence ATGCCGAATGGCACATCAGAGAGCGCGTTGCCCAACGATCAGGCGATCGATCAGCCCGCAGCGGTGCGTCCCGGCGAGATGCTGGATACCGAGCGGCTTTATGCGTTTCTGCGCGACCATCTGCCGGATGCGCGAGCGCCGCTACACGTCGAGCAGTTTCCCAGCGGCTTCTCCAATCTGACCTACCTGCTGCGGCTCGGCGAGCGCGAGCTGGTGCTGCGGCGGCCACCGTTCGGCGCGAATATCAAGTCCGGCCACGACATGGGCCGCGAGTATCGCATCCTGAGCGCTTTGAGCAAGACCTATCCCAAGGTGCCCCGTCCGCTCGTCTACGCCGAAGACCCGGCGATCATTGGCGCGCCATTCTACATCATGGAGCGGGTCAGTGGCGTGATTCTGCGCGCGCGGCTGCCGCAGGGCTTGAAGCTGGAGCCTGAGCTGATGCGCCGCATCTGCCACTCGCTGATCGATACGCTGGTCGAGCTGCATCGCCTCGATTACGCGGCGGCGGGACTCGCTGATCTGGGCAGGCCGGAGGGCTATGTCGAGCGGCAGGTCGGCGGCTGGGCGGCCCGCTACGCCAACGCGCGCACCGACGACGTACCGGCGATGGAGCATGCGGCGGCCTGGCTCCAGGGTCATCTTCCGCCCACCTCCGGCGCGGCGCTGATCCACAACGATTACAAGTACGACAACGTGGTGCTCGACCCGACCGATCCGACGCGGATCAAGGCGATTCTCGACTGGGAGATGGCGACGCTTGGCGATCCGCTGACCGATGTCGGAACGACGCTCGCGTACTGGGCCGAGCCGGATGATCCGCTCGCGCTCAGGCAGTTTGGCCTGACCACGCTGCCCGGCAACCTTGATCGGCAGCAGTGGGTCGAGCGCTACGCCGCGCGGAGCGGTCGCGATGTCGGGAATATCCTGTTCTACTATGTGTATGGCCTGTTCAAGAATGGCGTGATCGTCCAGCAGATCTACTACCGTTATCGCCAGGGCCACACCCACGACGAGCGCTTCGCCAGGCTGATCGATCTGGTACGATTGCATGGCGACATGGCAATGCGCGCGATCGAGCAGGAGCGCATCCATCACCTGTTTGCTTGA
- a CDS encoding FAD-dependent oxidoreductase: protein MQRIGRHAVVIGASMGGLLAARVLADYYEAVTVVERDTFPAAGESRKGVPQGSHAHGLHARGRAVIEQLMPGFTQEMVSQGGIVLDISRDFRWYANGGFHQPTACGLEGLLVSRPQLEAGVQARVLALPNVHAIEQCSVPGLATSEDRARVTGVRLVRHASGGAEDVLVADLVVDATGRGSRTPAWLAEMGYEQPEEERVRVDLGYATRQYRRTPDQLPGRRGMAIAGAPPDGRNGVVLAQEKDRWIVTLGGYNGDFASLDPAGFVDFARRLPTQEIYNLIKDAEPLTDPVPYRFPANQRRRYERLTRFPEGYLVFGDAICSFNPVYGQGMTVAANEAMVLNDCLAQGSANLARRFFAGVRPVVDAPWSVAVGNDLQLPHVEGRRTRMDNFVNWYIGKLHTAARHDAALSVAFLRVVNMMAPATSLLHPGMALRVLRGNLARGLGRTADALPAAPVPLDA, encoded by the coding sequence ATGCAACGGATCGGTCGACATGCGGTGGTGATTGGCGCGAGCATGGGCGGTCTGCTTGCCGCGCGTGTGCTGGCAGACTACTACGAGGCCGTTACAGTAGTCGAGCGAGACACATTTCCAGCGGCGGGCGAGTCGCGCAAGGGCGTGCCGCAGGGCAGCCATGCGCATGGCCTGCACGCGCGCGGGCGCGCTGTCATCGAGCAGTTGATGCCCGGCTTCACGCAGGAGATGGTGTCGCAGGGCGGGATCGTCCTCGACATCAGCCGCGATTTCCGCTGGTACGCCAACGGCGGCTTTCATCAGCCCACGGCCTGTGGCCTGGAAGGGCTGCTGGTGAGTCGTCCACAGCTCGAAGCCGGGGTACAAGCGCGCGTGCTGGCGCTGCCCAACGTCCACGCTATCGAGCAGTGCTCCGTGCCGGGCCTGGCGACATCCGAGGATCGCGCCCGCGTGACCGGTGTTCGGCTGGTGCGCCACGCCAGCGGCGGCGCTGAGGACGTGCTGGTGGCTGATCTGGTCGTGGATGCGACCGGTCGCGGCTCGCGCACGCCTGCCTGGCTGGCCGAGATGGGCTACGAGCAGCCAGAGGAGGAGCGGGTACGTGTTGATCTGGGCTACGCAACCCGACAGTATCGCCGCACGCCGGACCAACTGCCGGGCCGCAGGGGCATGGCTATCGCGGGCGCGCCGCCCGATGGTCGCAACGGGGTTGTGCTTGCGCAGGAAAAGGACCGCTGGATCGTGACGCTCGGCGGCTATAACGGCGATTTCGCGTCCCTCGATCCGGCAGGCTTTGTAGATTTTGCCCGGCGCTTGCCCACGCAGGAGATCTATAACCTGATCAAAGATGCCGAGCCGCTCACCGACCCGGTGCCCTACCGCTTTCCCGCAAACCAGCGCCGCCGCTACGAGCGTCTCACACGTTTCCCGGAGGGCTATCTGGTGTTCGGCGACGCGATCTGTAGCTTCAATCCGGTCTATGGGCAGGGCATGACGGTCGCGGCGAACGAAGCGATGGTCCTCAATGATTGCCTCGCTCAGGGCAGCGCGAATCTTGCGCGGCGCTTCTTCGCCGGAGTGCGTCCGGTTGTGGATGCGCCCTGGAGCGTGGCGGTCGGCAACGATTTGCAGCTTCCGCATGTCGAAGGGCGGCGCACGCGGATGGACAACTTCGTCAACTGGTATATCGGCAAGCTGCACACTGCTGCGCGACATGACGCCGCGCTCTCGGTGGCGTTCCTGCGGGTGGTGAACATGATGGCCCCCGCTACGAGCCTCCTGCATCCGGGCATGGCCCTGCGGGTGCTGCGCGGCAACCTCGCGCGCGGCCTTGGCCGAACGGCGGATGCGCTGCCCGCTGCTCCGGTCCCGCTCGACGCATAG